TCGCCCACAACCTGAACAGAGGCTGAAGTAATCGTGGGAAAGACCTTCCAGGCTTCCCGGTCTAAGAGTTGCACTCCTGTAACCTCACATTCGGGTTCGTTGGCCTCTTCATCGGTGAAAAGCTCACCGTTTATCGCCCACCATTTTTGCCAGCTTCCGCCCTCCCCGGTTTCCCAATCATTGAGGTCAAAAAAGTTCTGACCCGCATTGGTAGCCGGAACCTTGTACACCTGCACGGCTTTATTATCGCGGTTCCAGGTAAGCGGTGAGGAGGCTTCGATTACTTCCGGTCCACCCTGCTGGCAGTTTGACTGGAGGAAATACACATAATCGTCGTAGTCCGGATAGTCGCCAAAAGCACGGGCGGTACCATCGGGCTCCACGCAAACGGCTGTGTACTCGTCGCTGGCAATGCCGAAGGCACGCTCGCCCAAATCGTGTTCTATGCGGGCCATAAAGGTAAAGTGTCTTCCACGGCGATCGGGGTTGTTGTAGTGCTGGTCGGTTACCACATTTTCCATGTAGGGCGCGTGGAGAAAATCACCGTGACCGAGTGCCACATTGCTTCCCAAAGGGTTGTTCAGCGCCGCTCCTGACTGCACTGTTCCAAACTGGGCCGTGAAATACGTACCACCGAGAATCGCCATTCCGGCGCTGGTTCCGCCCACCACGGCACCCTTATCATTGAGCAGGTAGTTGATGGCATCCATCACACCGGTATCGCGCCATTCGTTGATGTAGGTCCACTGATTACCTCCGGCAATCCAGAGTGCCTCAGCATTCTCAATCTGCTGAATCACATAGGGGTCATTGGCGGCGGCTGCGTTGTTCAAAACGATGGTTTCCACAGAGTTTACCGTAACCCCCAACTGGTTGTAGAGGTAGTTGTTGTAACCATCACTTCCGGATGCGCGAATCACCAATACATCGCCACCATTGGCCTTTTCCAGAAACCACTGCATGGCCTGGTCGTTTTCGGTCGCTCCACCCATCAAGACCAGTCCGCCCAGGGTTTCGGGGCTTACATCCTCAGTATTTCCGGTAAAAAAGCTGGTGTAATTCTGAGCCTGCGTAAGAACGGCCGTGCAAATCAATAAAACTGTGTAAATCTGTTTCATGGTTTCTCTTCGATTAAAAAGCGGTCTCCGTTCACGAGAACGCTAAAGTTAACATTTTCTAATTTGATTCGTCCGTGAGCGTTGTGTAGTGCAGCTCCGCGATTGCTTGCCACTACTACCTGCCCTGCTCCGGTAACTTGTACTTCATTGCCCCGCACAATGGCGGCTGTAGATTCGCCAATTCCCAACACGGTCATCAGGGGGTGGTCGTGCAAAGCCGTAAGCATGCGGTTGTAGCGACTTCTCTCCACAAAATGCTGATCTA
The Cryomorphaceae bacterium DNA segment above includes these coding regions:
- a CDS encoding T9SS C-terminal target domain-containing protein — its product is MKQIYTVLLICTAVLTQAQNYTSFFTGNTEDVSPETLGGLVLMGGATENDQAMQWFLEKANGGDVLVIRASGSDGYNNYLYNQLGVTVNSVETIVLNNAAAANDPYVIQQIENAEALWIAGGNQWTYINEWRDTGVMDAINYLLNDKGAVVGGTSAGMAILGGTYFTAQFGTVQSGAALNNPLGSNVALGHGDFLHAPYMENVVTDQHYNNPDRRGRHFTFMARIEHDLGERAFGIASDEYTAVCVEPDGTARAFGDYPDYDDYVYFLQSNCQQGGPEVIEASSPLTWNRDNKAVQVYKVPATNAGQNFFDLNDWETGEGGSWQKWWAINGELFTDEEANEPECEVTGVQLLDREAWKVFPTITSASVQVVGEDGNWHWHLYDLNGRVVKRGQVSGNRTDIAMSDTPAGMYLLEIVFNGNMRRYKIVRP